A window of Candidatus Saccharibacteria bacterium contains these coding sequences:
- a CDS encoding L-threonylcarbamoyladenylate synthase, with protein sequence MKLPQEEWQKAAQLLRKGQIGILRTDTIYGIVARADDEQAVRRIHDVRSREPGKAYIVLAADEGHLYDPLPDITRQSLRQLWPGPVSVALPARRSPVWLPLIDNTLAYRIPAPIWLRELLEVTGPLLAPSANPGGHPPARTIEEAHAYFGDSVDFYLDGGTVAPDTPPSQLYTLLSDGSLKRLR encoded by the coding sequence ATGAAATTGCCCCAGGAAGAATGGCAGAAGGCTGCCCAGTTACTACGCAAAGGCCAGATCGGCATCCTTCGGACCGATACTATTTATGGTATCGTCGCACGGGCCGATGATGAGCAGGCGGTGCGCCGCATTCACGATGTCCGCTCGCGCGAGCCAGGCAAGGCGTATATCGTGCTGGCCGCCGACGAAGGCCACCTGTATGACCCGCTGCCAGACATTACCCGGCAGTCCCTGCGCCAGCTTTGGCCTGGTCCGGTCAGCGTAGCACTGCCAGCCCGCCGTTCACCAGTCTGGTTGCCGCTGATTGACAACACGCTGGCATACCGCATCCCGGCACCCATCTGGCTGCGTGAGCTGCTGGAAGTGACGGGGCCGCTGTTGGCGCCGAGCGCCAATCCTGGCGGCCACCCGCCGGCCCGCACTATCGAAGAGGCGCACGCCTACTTCGGCGACTCAGTTGATTTTTACCTGGACGGTGGAACGGTCGCCCCCGACACGCCCCCGTCCCAGCTCTATACGCTCCTGTCCGACGGCTCGCTTAAGCGCCTGCGGTAA